In Scleropages formosus chromosome 18, fSclFor1.1, whole genome shotgun sequence, one DNA window encodes the following:
- the csnk2a1 gene encoding casein kinase II subunit alpha, producing the protein MSGPVPSRSRVYPDVNTQRPREYWDYESHVVEWGNQDDYQLVRKLGRGKYSEVFEAINITNNEKVVVKILKPVKKKKIKREIKILENLRGGPNIISLLDIVKDPVSRTPALVFEHVNNTDFKQLYQTLSDYDIRFYMYEILKALDYCHSMGIMHRDVKPHNVMIDHEHRKLRLIDWGLAEFYHPNQEYNVRVASRYFKGPELLVDYQMYDYSLDMWSLGCMLASMIFRKEPFFHGHDNYDQLVRIAKVLGTEDLYDYIDKYNIELDPRFNDILGRHSRKRWERFVHSENQHLVSTEALDFLDKLLRYDHQARLTAREAMEHPYFYPVMKDQTRMGSTPGGPTSNTAVSSSSMMAGVTSMSSSQPMGNIAGSPVISSPNTMGPQAATATGTQP; encoded by the exons ATGTCGGGCCCGGTTCCAAGTCGGTCCAGGGTTTATCctgatgtaaacacacaaagaccTCGGGAATATTGGGACTACGAATCACATGTAGTCGAGTGGGG TAATCAAGATGACTATCAGCTCGTGCGAAAACTGGGCCGAGGCAAATACAGTGAAGTCTTTGAAGCCATAAACAtcacaaacaatgaaaaagttGTTGTCAAAATACTTAAG CCagtcaaaaagaagaaaatcaaaagagaaataaagatTCTTGAAAACCTAAGAGGCGGCCCCAACATAATTTCACTTCTAGATATTGTCAAAGACCCTGTG tcacGAACGCCAGCACTTGTTTTTGAACATGTGAACAACACAGATTTTAAG CAACTGTATCAGACGCTATCAGACTACGACATTCGGTTCTACATGTATGAAATCTTAAAG GCTTTGGACTACTGCCACAGTATGGGAATCATGCACAGGGATGTGAAACCACACAACGTAATGATCGACCATGAACACAGAAAG CTACGCCTCATAGATTGGGGTTTGGCAGAATTCTACCACCCTAACCAGGAATACAACGTCCGAGTCGCGTCCCGGTACTTCAAGGGACCCGAGCTGTTGGTTGACTACCAA ATGTATGACTACAGTTTGGACATGTGGAGCTTAGGGTGCATGTTGGCCAGTATGATCTTCAGGAAAGAACCCTTTTTTCACGGACACGACAACTATGATCAG CTTGTGCGAATTGCCAAAGTATTGGGCACAGAAGATTTGTATGACTACATTGACAAGTACAACATTGAATTAGATCCACGATTCAATGATATTTTGGGCAG ACATTCGCGTAAGCGGTGGGAGAGGTTTGTGCACAGTGAGAATCAGCACCTGGTCAGTACAGAGGCCCTAGACTTCCTAGACAAACTGCTGCGCTACGACCATCAGGCTCGGCTGACAGCCCGCGAGGCCATGGAGCATCCCTACTTCT ACCCTGTTATGAAAGACCAGACACGGATGGGCTCCACACCAGGGGGTCCGACAAGCAACACTGCAGTGAGCTCCTCAAGCATGATGGCAG GGGTGACATCAATGTCCTCATCTCAGCCAATGGGAAACATCGCTGGGTCACCAGTCATCTCTTCTCCCAATACAATGGGCCCACAAGCTGCAACTGCTACTGGAACCCAGCCTTGA
- the scxb gene encoding basic helix-loop-helix transcription factor scleraxis, translating into MSFAMVGTAPSRFLYSEVSMLSEDEENGSESSGSDERPFHFDGPGYKTKVGNDHKSSSHPGPPGPPKVEARQRNVANARERDRTNSVNTAFSALRTLIPTEPADRKLSKIETLRLASSYISHLGNVLLVGEACGDGQPCHASSIYYQHGSPGRDLENSQPKQICTFCLSNQRKMSKERDRKSTLRS; encoded by the exons ATGTCTTTCGCCATGGTGGGCACGGCACCCAGCAGGTTCCTCTACTCAGAGGTCAGCATGCTGTCGGAGGATGAGGAGAACGGCAGCGAGAGCTCAGGGTCAGATGAGAGACCTTTCCATTTTGATGGCCCCGGGTACAAGACCAAGGTTGGCAATGATCACAAATCCAGCAGCCACCCAGGCCCCCCAGGGCCCCCCAAGGTGGAGGCACGGCAGAGAAATGTCGCCAATGCCCGCGAGAGAGATCGAACCAATAGCGTGAACACGGCTTTCAGCGCCCTGCGCACCCTGATCCCCACCGAGCCGGCCGACCGCAAGCTCTCCAAGATCGAGACGCTGCGCCTGGCCTCCAGCTACATCTCGCACCTGGGCAACGTGCTGCTGGTGGGCGAGGCCTGCGGGGACGGCCAGCCTTGCCACGCCTCCTCCATCTATTACCAGCACGGCTCGCCCGGCAGGGACCTGGAGAACTCCCAGCCCAAGCAGATCTGCACCTTCTGCCTCAGCAACCAGAGGAAGATG agcaaagagagagacagaaaatcAACTCTGAGAAGCTAA